Proteins from a genomic interval of Sphingopyxis sp. QXT-31:
- the groL gene encoding chaperonin GroEL (60 kDa chaperone family; promotes refolding of misfolded polypeptides especially under stressful conditions; forms two stacked rings of heptamers to form a barrel-shaped 14mer; ends can be capped by GroES; misfolded proteins enter the barrel where they are refolded when GroES binds) — protein sequence MAAKEVKFASDARDRMLRGVDTLANAVKVTLGPKGRNVVIDKSFGAPRITKDGVTVAKEIELADKFENMGAQMLREVASKQNDKAGDGTTTATVLAQAIVREGSKAVAAGMNPMDVKRGIDLAVTTVVEDLKAHAKKVEANSEIAQVATISANGDGEVGKILAEAMEKVGNEGVITVEEAKSLATELETVEGMQFDRGYLSPYFITNAEKLKVELDDPYILIHEKKLSNLQAMLPLLESVVQSGRPLLIIAEDVEGDALATLVVNRLRGGLKVAAVKAPGFGDRRKAMLEDIAVLTGGNVVSEELGIKLESVTINMLGRAKKVVIDKDNTTIVDGVGAKSDIDGRVAQIRQQIETTTSDYDREKLQERLAKLAGGVAVIRVGGATEVEVKEKKDRVDDALHATRAAVEEGILPGGGIALLRSLKALEGLKAANDDQQSGIDIVRRALRAPARQIADNAGEDGAWIVGKLLESEEYSWGFNAATGEYQDLVKAGVIDPAKVVRTALQDAASVASLLITTEALVAELPKEEKAAPMPAMDF from the coding sequence CTGCGCGGCGTGGATACGCTTGCGAATGCAGTGAAGGTCACGCTGGGCCCCAAGGGCCGCAACGTCGTGATCGACAAAAGCTTCGGCGCGCCGCGCATCACCAAGGACGGCGTCACCGTCGCCAAGGAAATCGAGCTTGCCGACAAGTTCGAGAATATGGGCGCGCAGATGCTGCGCGAGGTCGCGAGCAAGCAGAACGACAAGGCCGGCGACGGCACGACCACCGCGACCGTGCTTGCGCAGGCGATCGTCCGCGAAGGCTCGAAGGCGGTTGCCGCGGGGATGAACCCGATGGACGTCAAGCGCGGCATCGATCTTGCGGTGACCACGGTCGTCGAGGATCTTAAGGCGCACGCCAAGAAAGTCGAGGCGAACAGCGAGATCGCGCAGGTCGCGACCATCTCGGCGAACGGCGACGGAGAGGTCGGCAAGATCCTCGCCGAGGCGATGGAAAAGGTCGGCAACGAGGGCGTGATCACCGTCGAGGAAGCGAAGAGCCTCGCGACCGAGCTCGAAACGGTCGAGGGCATGCAGTTCGATCGCGGCTATCTCTCGCCCTACTTCATCACCAATGCCGAGAAGCTGAAGGTCGAGCTCGACGATCCGTACATTCTGATCCACGAGAAGAAGCTCTCGAACCTGCAGGCGATGCTGCCGCTCCTCGAGAGCGTCGTCCAGTCGGGCCGGCCATTGCTCATCATCGCCGAGGATGTTGAGGGCGACGCGCTCGCAACCCTCGTCGTCAATCGCCTGCGCGGCGGGCTCAAGGTCGCGGCGGTGAAAGCGCCGGGCTTTGGCGATCGCCGCAAGGCGATGCTCGAGGATATCGCCGTGCTCACCGGCGGCAATGTCGTCAGCGAGGAACTCGGGATCAAGCTCGAGAGCGTCACGATCAACATGCTCGGGCGCGCGAAGAAGGTCGTCATCGACAAGGATAATACGACGATCGTCGACGGCGTCGGCGCGAAGTCGGATATCGACGGCCGCGTCGCGCAGATCCGCCAGCAGATCGAGACGACCACCAGCGATTACGACCGCGAGAAGCTGCAGGAGCGGCTCGCCAAGCTCGCGGGCGGTGTCGCGGTGATCCGTGTCGGCGGCGCGACCGAGGTCGAGGTCAAGGAGAAGAAGGACCGTGTCGACGACGCGCTCCATGCGACGCGCGCGGCCGTGGAAGAAGGCATTCTTCCGGGCGGCGGCATCGCGCTGCTCCGGTCGCTGAAAGCGCTCGAAGGCCTGAAAGCCGCGAACGACGACCAGCAGTCAGGCATCGACATCGTCCGCCGCGCGCTCCGCGCCCCGGCGCGTCAGATCGCCGACAATGCCGGCGAGGACGGCGCGTGGATCGTCGGCAAGCTCCTCGAAAGCGAGGAGTATAGCTGGGGCTTCAACGCCGCCACTGGCGAGTATCAGGACCTCGTCAAGGCAGGCGTGATCGACCCCGCCAAGGTCGTACGCACCGCGCTGCAGGATGCCGCGTCGGTCGCGTCGCTGCTGATCACCACCGAGGCGCTCGTCGCCGAGCTGCCGAAGGAGGAGAAGGCCGCGCCGATGCCGGCGATGGACTTCTGA